From Tiliqua scincoides isolate rTilSci1 chromosome 2, rTilSci1.hap2, whole genome shotgun sequence, the proteins below share one genomic window:
- the RAB5B gene encoding ras-related protein Rab-5B, with protein MTSRGATRPNGQSQASKICQFKLVLLGESAVGKSSLVLRFVKGQFHEYQESTIGAAFLTQSVCLDDTTVKFEIWDTAGQERYHSLAPMYYRGAQAAIVVYDITNQETFARAKTWVKELQRQASPNIVIALAGNKADLANKRMVEYEEAQAYADDNSLLFMETSAKTAMNVNDLFLAIAKKLPKSETQSTGGAVGRNRGVDLHEQSQQNKSQCCSN; from the exons ATGACCAGCAGAGGAGCCACTAGGCCGAATGGTCAGTCACAAGCCAGCAAGATCTGTCAGTTCAAGCTAGTACTACTAGGTGAATCGGCAGTCGGCAAATCTAGCTTGGTGCTGCGTTTTGTCAAGGGACAGTTCCATGAGTATCAGGAGAGCACTATAGGTG CGGCCTTTCTCACGCAGTCTGTCTGCCTAGATGACACAACAGTAAAGTTTGAAATCTGGGACACAGCTGGTCAGGAGAGATATCACAGTTTGGCCCCTATGTATTACCGAGGGGCCCAAGCTGCCATTGTGGTGTATGATATAACCAACCAG GAAACATTTGCACGAGCAAAGACATGGGTGAAAGAACTCCAGCGGCAAGCAAGCCCCAACATTGTCATAGCCCTAGCAGGAAACAAGGCGGATCTTGCCAACAAGCGCATGGTAGAATATGAA GAGGCCCAGGCCTATGCAGATGATAACAGTCTATTGTTTATGGAGACATCAGCCAAGACAGCAATGAATGTTAATGATCTCTTCCTGGCGATAG CTAAGAAGCTGCCAAAGAGTGAGACCCAGAGCACAGGCGGTGCCGTGGGTCGGAATCGAGGTGTGGACCTTCATGAGCAGTCCCAGCAGAACAAGAGCCAGTGTTGTAGCAACTAA